A part of Acipenser ruthenus chromosome 12, fAciRut3.2 maternal haplotype, whole genome shotgun sequence genomic DNA contains:
- the LOC117417221 gene encoding 14 kDa phosphohistidine phosphatase-like, translated as MADNLSNVSAVEIDPEGVFKYILVRVKAKGGAGEYKDIVRGTKSAEFHNHIFEKINPDLEKLGLECNCLGGGKIEHNSNEKKIRVFGLSTGFGKADHSVTVEKLKTVFTDYKITWSDDKKQISFI; from the exons ATGGCAGATAATTTAAGCAACGTTTCTGCTGTAGAAATCGACCCCGAAGGAGTGTTTAAATACATTCTTGTGCGGGTGAAAGCTAAAGGGGGTGCTGGTGAATACAAAGACATAGTTAGAGGTACTAAGAGTGCTGAATTCCATA ATCacatatttgaaaaaataaatcctgactTGGAAAAGTTAGGACTTGAATGTAACTGTCTGGGAGGTGGAAAGATTGAACACAACAGCAACGAGAAGAAGATCAGAGTTTTTGGGCTCTCCACA GGTTTCGGCAAGGCTGACCACTCTGTCACTGTTGAGAAGCTGAAGACAGTCTTCACAGACTACAAGATCACCTGGTCTGATGATAAAAAGCAGATCAGCTTCATTTAG